In a genomic window of Urocitellus parryii isolate mUroPar1 chromosome 11, mUroPar1.hap1, whole genome shotgun sequence:
- the LOC113177810 gene encoding T-cell surface glycoprotein CD1a-like produces MLFLLLPLLAALFQGGDSGFEESISYHLMQTSSFYNHSWVHVGSGWLGELQTHRWNSSSNAIIYLYPWSRGNFSNKELMYVERLFQLYFNEHQDYYISQLMFKGPFDLQVTAGCELHSGKGFLGFKQVALQGQDFMSFQNETFLPSPEGGEKAQEACKLLNFNEAYTQRLHRLLSDTCPRFTLGLLDAGKAHLQRRVKPETWLSSGPSPGPGHLLLVCHVSGFYPKHVWVMWMRGELQEQEGTQRGDILPNADGTWYLQATLDVAAEEAAGLACRVKHSSLGGQDLLLHWAPQSALGLILFAVIVALALLTGLGFGFIKRWIHCEAP; encoded by the exons ATGCTGTTCCTGCTACTCCCCTTGCTTGCTGCTCTCTTCCAAGGAGGTGACAGTG GGTTTGAGGAGTCTATCTCCTACCATCTCATGCAAACCTCATCTTTTTACAACCATTCCTGGGTACACGTGGGCTCAGGCTGGTTGGGGGAGCTGCAGACTCACAGATGGAACAGCAGCTCTAATGCCATCATTTACCTGTATCCCTGGTCCAGGGGCAACTTCAGTAACAAGGAGTTGATGTATGTGGAAAGGTTGTTCCAGTTATACTTCAATGAGCATCAGGACTATTATATTTCTCAATTAATGTTTAAAG GTCCCTTTGATCTGCAGGTGACAGCAGGCTGTGAGCTGCACTCTGGGAAGGGCTTCCTAGGCTTCAAGCAGGTAGCTCTCCAAGGACAGGACTTCATGAGCTTCCAGAATGAAACATTCTTACCATCTCCAGAGGGTGGAGAAAAGGCCCAGGAAGCCTGCAAACTGCTCAATTTCAACGAAGCCTACACACAGAGGTTACATAGGCTCCTCAGTGACACCTGCCCACGTTTCACCCTGGGTCTTCTAGATGCAGGGAAGGCTCATCTCCAGCGACGAG TGAAGCCTGAGACCTGGCTGTCCAGTGGTCCCAGTCCTGGGCCTGGCCATCTGCTGCTGGTGTGCCATGTCTCTGGCTTCTACCCCAAACATGTGTGGGTGATGTGGATGCGAGGTGAGCTCCAGGAGCAAGAGGGCACCCAGAGAGGTGACATCCTTCCCAATGCAGATGGGACGTGGTATCTCCAAGCAACCCTGGATGTGGCAGCTGAGGAGGCAGCTGGCCTGGCCTGCAGGGTGAAGCACAGCAGCCTAGGAGGGCAGGACCTTCTCCTCCACTGGG CACCTCAGAgtgccctgggcttgatcctcttTGCCGTGATAGTGGCCCTGGCTCTTCTGACAGGTCTTGGATTTGGGTTTATAAAACGCTG GATACACTGTGAAGCTCCCTGA